In a single window of the Paenibacillus sp. MMS20-IR301 genome:
- the atoD gene encoding acetate CoA-transferase subunit alpha produces MDKVTTHAEIGDLFHDGMTIMVGGFMGTGAPEGLVRILMDRDIKDITLISSDTALMDTGVGPLVLSRRLKKVIASHIGTNPETGRQMLAGELAVELVPQGTLAERVRAGGAGLGGILTPTGTGTMVAENKQTLTIEGREYLVELPLRADVALLKAHKADKSGNLVYRNSARNFNPLMALAADLVIVQVDEIVETGELDPNIVVTPGVLVDKIICYVEGE; encoded by the coding sequence ATGGACAAAGTAACGACGCATGCTGAAATAGGCGATTTATTTCATGACGGAATGACCATTATGGTAGGCGGTTTCATGGGAACCGGAGCACCCGAAGGCTTGGTCCGCATCCTGATGGACCGGGATATCAAAGACATTACGCTGATCTCCAGCGACACGGCTCTGATGGATACGGGAGTGGGACCGCTGGTCCTCAGCCGGCGGCTGAAGAAGGTTATCGCTTCACACATCGGAACCAATCCGGAGACGGGCAGACAGATGCTTGCCGGAGAGCTGGCGGTGGAGCTGGTCCCGCAGGGGACGCTGGCAGAGCGGGTACGTGCAGGCGGTGCGGGGCTGGGCGGCATTCTGACACCAACAGGAACAGGCACAATGGTAGCTGAGAACAAGCAGACCTTAACCATTGAGGGCAGAGAATATCTGGTGGAACTGCCGCTGCGTGCCGATGTTGCACTGCTGAAGGCGCATAAAGCGGATAAGTCCGGCAATCTGGTCTACCGCAATTCGGCACGCAATTTCAATCCGCTGATGGCGCTGGCCGCCGATCTGGTTATAGTGCAAGTTGATGAAATTGTGGAAACCGGGGAGCTAGACCCTAATATTGTCGTCACACCGGGTGTTCTGGTCGATAAAATTATCTGCTACGTGGAGGGCGAATAA
- a CDS encoding LacI family DNA-binding transcriptional regulator, with protein sequence MATINDVAEKAGVSVTTVSRVLNNRGYISEKTRRKVYETMEELHYQPNEIARSLLRKQSNLIGLIVPNVSHPFFGEFTDVVEHYAYEYGYKLLLCHSQLDPNKEREYIGMMKRHRVDGIIMGSHTLEVDEYRELNYPIVTVDRRIHQFPYVASDNLQGGRLAAQMLIGKGCRRIAHICGNRSLDMLANLRTTGFKEEIGLAGMESIILETNMDVFNQDEYRRIVSDLFTEYPDVDGVFTTSDIMASYVIKHCTGSGRRIPEDVRIVGYDDVAAAAWISPGITTIKQPLPAMGKRAVELIHKQINGETIEQANIFPVELIIRETT encoded by the coding sequence ATGGCTACCATTAATGATGTAGCGGAGAAGGCAGGCGTATCCGTTACCACTGTGTCAAGAGTATTGAATAACCGGGGATATATCAGTGAGAAGACGCGGCGTAAGGTCTACGAGACCATGGAGGAATTGCACTATCAGCCCAATGAGATTGCACGCTCCCTGCTCCGGAAGCAGTCCAACTTAATCGGCTTAATTGTACCGAACGTCTCACATCCTTTTTTTGGCGAGTTCACTGATGTTGTTGAGCATTATGCTTATGAATATGGTTACAAGCTTCTGCTATGTCACTCCCAGCTGGATCCCAATAAAGAGCGGGAATATATAGGCATGATGAAAAGACACCGGGTGGACGGCATTATTATGGGCAGCCATACACTCGAAGTGGATGAATACCGGGAGCTTAATTATCCTATCGTTACAGTCGACCGCCGGATTCATCAGTTTCCTTATGTTGCCTCGGATAACCTCCAGGGAGGGAGGCTGGCGGCGCAGATGCTGATCGGCAAAGGCTGCCGCAGAATAGCCCATATTTGCGGTAACCGCTCCTTGGATATGTTAGCCAATCTCCGGACAACAGGCTTCAAAGAAGAAATTGGTCTGGCGGGCATGGAATCTATCATCTTAGAAACAAATATGGATGTATTCAATCAGGATGAGTACAGGCGCATTGTCTCTGACCTGTTCACTGAGTATCCGGATGTAGACGGAGTCTTTACAACAAGTGACATTATGGCTTCGTATGTAATTAAGCATTGTACGGGATCGGGGAGAAGAATTCCTGAGGACGTCAGGATTGTCGGTTATGATGATGTTGCAGCGGCCGCCTGGATCAGTCCGGGAATCACCACCATCAAGCAGCCGCTGCCCGCTATGGGCAAAAGGGCTGTAGAATTAATCCATAAGCAGATCAACGGGGAGACAATTGAGCAGGCGAACATTTTCCCGGTTGAGCTAATTATAAGAGAGACAACGTAA
- a CDS encoding acetyl-CoA C-acetyltransferase produces the protein MSRAQEIVIVSAVRTALGSFGGSLAGIPAVELGALVIKEALQRAGVTPAQVDEVIMGNVLQAGLGQNPARQAALKAGIPVEASSLTINKVCGSGMKAVHLAAQSIIAGDSEIIVAGGMENMSKAPYVLDQARYGYRMGNGTLIDTMVSDGLTCALGNYHMGITAENISEQFGISREMQDALAASSQEKAVRAIESGSFKEEIVPVVIPQRKGDPIIFDTDEFPRKGTTADKLAGLRPAFKKDGSVTAGNASGINDGAAAMVIMTAEKAEELGLKPLARILSYASGGVDPSIMGMGPVPATRKALQRSGLTIGDIDLIEANEAFAAQMLAVGQALDFPEEKVNVNGGAIALGHPIGASGARILVTLIHALKQQGARTGLATLCIGGGHGVTTIIEVI, from the coding sequence ATGAGCAGAGCCCAAGAGATTGTCATTGTCAGTGCAGTACGGACGGCACTGGGTTCTTTTGGCGGAAGTCTGGCAGGCATTCCAGCAGTTGAGCTGGGGGCACTGGTTATTAAGGAAGCACTGCAGCGGGCGGGTGTTACTCCGGCACAGGTAGACGAAGTAATTATGGGGAACGTACTGCAGGCAGGTCTGGGCCAGAACCCGGCGCGTCAGGCGGCGCTGAAAGCAGGCATTCCAGTTGAAGCCTCCAGCCTGACAATTAACAAGGTATGCGGTTCGGGCATGAAGGCAGTTCATCTGGCGGCGCAAAGTATAATAGCTGGGGACAGCGAAATTATCGTAGCCGGCGGAATGGAGAATATGTCGAAGGCGCCTTATGTGCTGGATCAGGCCCGCTACGGCTACCGGATGGGCAACGGTACGCTGATTGATACGATGGTAAGTGACGGTTTGACTTGCGCATTGGGTAACTACCACATGGGCATTACCGCCGAGAACATCTCCGAGCAATTCGGCATTAGCCGGGAGATGCAGGATGCGCTGGCAGCGTCCAGCCAGGAGAAGGCCGTACGCGCTATTGAATCTGGCAGCTTCAAGGAAGAAATTGTGCCTGTAGTGATACCGCAGCGTAAAGGCGATCCTATCATCTTCGATACTGACGAGTTTCCGCGTAAAGGTACAACGGCCGATAAGCTGGCAGGCCTGCGTCCGGCCTTTAAGAAGGACGGAAGTGTAACTGCCGGGAATGCCTCCGGGATTAATGACGGGGCTGCAGCCATGGTCATTATGACGGCAGAGAAAGCGGAGGAGCTTGGTTTGAAACCCCTGGCCCGAATTCTGTCTTACGCGTCAGGTGGCGTGGATCCTTCAATCATGGGCATGGGGCCGGTTCCGGCGACCAGGAAAGCGCTGCAGCGCAGCGGACTGACGATCGGTGACATTGATCTGATTGAGGCGAATGAAGCATTCGCCGCGCAGATGCTGGCTGTCGGCCAGGCACTGGACTTCCCGGAAGAGAAGGTCAACGTGAACGGCGGAGCCATCGCCCTGGGTCATCCGATCGGTGCCAGCGGGGCAAGAATTCTCGTAACACTGATTCATGCATTGAAACAGCAGGGTGCCCGGACCGGACTGGCTACGCTGTGCATCGGCGGCGGCCATGGGGTAACGACGATAATTGAAGTGATCTAG
- a CDS encoding serine hydrolase domain-containing protein, which produces MIRIRWKIVITLSLCLLLLLTACDDNVPVVQMQNIADAPNTAEVTESNAVPATVSTAEADSSSTKTVITYDVTTKAAQQKADTLLTKPYGTNSVQYALIDHGNITISGEAGKNDEHGVKPLTKDTMYGIGSISKMFTTVAVMQLVEQGKINLDTPIVQYITEFTMKDERFRQITPRMLLNHSSGLNGSSLMNAKLFKDNDTYAHDTLLKQLAGQTLKADPGAYSVYCNDGFTLAEILVEQVSGMDFTSYIHRYITEPLGMNGTKTPLDSPDTVKMAGLYYPTYTGQLPTEAVNVIGTGGIYSTAEDLARFSQIFTGEAEEVLSGKSAEAMAQAEYKTPLWPDDADNSIDFGLGWDGVNLYPFSEYGMKALTKGGDTPLYHASLVVLPEQEMAAAVISSGGASTYDQLLATEILLQALKEKGVIAEFKPEKSYGAPVKADMPESLLQYSGIYGATGTTMNIDIAEDGGMSITPEHSSENPVQFYQYSADGMFHSPDGNTLISFVTEDNGRTYEWIRQYAVAPGLGQLAVSMYNAEKLQPQNLPAQTMEAWMQRDGKKYYPVNEKFTSLIYLLLPPTQLNLSEQLPGYVLDKRITGPDSAVSELQIPGNSGRDLASLTFFTQDGVEYLKTGGFTLVNEDAMKPIHIAKKSTVTIQQDGYARWYTISDKDWGKTIKVSMSPNASFAIYNLEGTCIYFSVIGDKDQVKLPAGGSIVFAGDTGTKFEISVQ; this is translated from the coding sequence ATGATCAGAATCCGCTGGAAAATCGTAATTACGCTGTCTTTATGTCTGCTGCTGCTGTTAACCGCCTGCGACGACAATGTACCTGTGGTTCAGATGCAGAACATAGCAGACGCTCCTAATACTGCTGAGGTAACCGAGTCAAATGCAGTTCCGGCAACCGTGTCAACGGCGGAAGCAGACTCATCTTCTACCAAGACTGTGATCACCTATGACGTAACCACGAAAGCTGCACAGCAGAAAGCAGATACACTCCTCACGAAACCTTACGGTACGAACAGCGTGCAATACGCCCTTATCGATCACGGCAACATCACTATATCCGGCGAAGCCGGCAAGAATGATGAGCATGGAGTGAAACCGCTCACGAAAGACACGATGTATGGGATCGGCTCTATTAGTAAAATGTTCACCACAGTTGCCGTTATGCAGCTGGTCGAGCAAGGGAAAATCAATCTCGATACACCCATCGTCCAGTATATTACGGAGTTTACGATGAAGGATGAACGTTTCAGGCAGATTACGCCGCGCATGCTGCTGAATCATTCCTCCGGGCTGAACGGCTCCTCGTTAATGAACGCCAAATTATTCAAAGACAACGATACATACGCCCACGACACACTGCTGAAACAGCTGGCTGGTCAGACCCTGAAGGCGGATCCGGGAGCTTATTCTGTGTATTGCAATGACGGATTTACGCTGGCCGAGATTCTGGTCGAGCAGGTCAGCGGTATGGACTTCACCTCTTATATCCACCGTTATATTACAGAACCTCTGGGTATGAACGGTACGAAAACACCTCTCGATTCTCCGGACACAGTGAAGATGGCGGGGCTCTATTATCCTACCTATACAGGACAACTTCCAACCGAGGCAGTGAACGTTATCGGAACGGGAGGCATTTATTCCACCGCGGAAGATTTGGCCAGGTTCTCGCAAATTTTCACGGGAGAAGCGGAAGAGGTCTTATCCGGCAAATCGGCTGAGGCCATGGCGCAAGCTGAGTACAAAACGCCGCTCTGGCCAGACGATGCAGACAATTCAATCGATTTCGGTCTCGGCTGGGACGGCGTTAATCTGTATCCCTTCAGCGAATACGGGATGAAGGCGCTGACCAAAGGCGGAGATACGCCTCTCTATCACGCGTCGCTCGTTGTGCTTCCCGAACAGGAGATGGCGGCAGCTGTTATCTCTTCCGGCGGGGCCAGCACATACGATCAGCTTCTGGCGACCGAAATCTTACTTCAGGCGCTGAAGGAGAAAGGAGTCATTGCTGAATTCAAGCCTGAAAAGTCATACGGCGCACCGGTTAAGGCTGATATGCCGGAGTCCCTGCTGCAGTATTCGGGTATCTATGGTGCAACCGGTACAACGATGAACATCGATATTGCCGAAGATGGGGGCATGTCCATCACTCCTGAGCACTCCTCCGAAAATCCAGTCCAGTTCTACCAATATTCAGCGGACGGTATGTTTCATAGTCCAGATGGAAATACGCTGATCAGCTTCGTGACGGAGGATAATGGCCGCACCTACGAATGGATTCGTCAATACGCAGTAGCACCAGGTCTTGGTCAGCTGGCAGTATCTATGTACAACGCCGAGAAGCTCCAGCCCCAGAATCTCCCGGCGCAGACCATGGAAGCATGGATGCAGCGTGACGGCAAGAAGTATTATCCAGTAAATGAGAAATTCACTTCACTCATTTATTTATTGTTGCCTCCCACCCAATTGAATCTGTCGGAACAATTGCCGGGGTATGTGCTCGACAAACGGATAACCGGCCCGGATTCAGCCGTCTCCGAATTGCAAATCCCGGGAAATAGCGGCCGGGATCTCGCCAGTCTTACATTCTTTACACAAGACGGCGTTGAATATCTGAAAACGGGCGGTTTCACCTTAGTGAACGAGGACGCCATGAAGCCTATACACATCGCTAAGAAGTCTACCGTTACGATTCAGCAGGACGGCTATGCCAGGTGGTATACGATAAGCGACAAAGACTGGGGCAAGACCATTAAGGTAAGCATGTCCCCGAACGCCTCCTTCGCAATTTATAATTTAGAGGGAACCTGCATCTACTTCAGTGTCATCGGAGACAAGGATCAGGTTAAGCTGCCTGCCGGAGGATCGATTGTATTCGCCGGGGATACCGGAACGAAGTTTGAGATTTCTGTGCAATAA
- a CDS encoding 3-oxoacid CoA-transferase subunit B — MDTKELIARRAAAELHDGDVVNLGIGLPTLIPNYLPAGVNIILQSENGYIGLGPVGDTILPDLVNAGGKPAHILPGGSFFDSATSFALIRGGHVDVTILGGLEVDEHGNLANWMVPGKMVPGMGGAMDLVTGAKKVIVAMEHTSKNGAPKIVSDCTLPLTARGAVAMIITELAVFRFTPQGLVLEELAPGTDLQTVTDKTGAAFTVSEHLSAMKNIPADEVLS, encoded by the coding sequence ATGGATACGAAAGAGCTGATCGCACGCCGGGCAGCGGCAGAGCTGCATGACGGGGACGTAGTCAATCTGGGCATCGGGCTGCCGACACTGATTCCGAATTATCTGCCTGCAGGCGTCAACATTATTTTGCAGTCAGAGAACGGCTATATCGGACTCGGTCCGGTGGGAGACACTATCCTCCCTGATCTGGTCAACGCAGGCGGCAAGCCGGCCCATATATTGCCTGGCGGCTCATTCTTCGACAGTGCGACTTCGTTTGCGCTGATCCGCGGCGGGCATGTGGATGTGACCATTCTTGGCGGGCTCGAGGTGGATGAACACGGCAATCTGGCTAACTGGATGGTCCCAGGTAAAATGGTGCCCGGTATGGGCGGCGCGATGGACCTGGTTACAGGTGCCAAGAAAGTGATTGTCGCGATGGAGCATACTTCCAAAAACGGCGCTCCCAAAATCGTAAGCGACTGTACCCTTCCGCTTACAGCACGCGGTGCTGTAGCGATGATCATTACGGAACTGGCTGTATTCCGCTTCACCCCGCAGGGATTAGTGCTGGAAGAGTTAGCACCAGGTACAGATTTGCAAACGGTTACAGACAAGACGGGCGCAGCGTTTACAGTTTCGGAGCACTTGTCGGCAATGAAAAATATTCCTGCAGATGAGGTGTTATCATGA
- a CDS encoding sugar kinase, with amino-acid sequence MFELDESVELREADIDLLTAGELLIDMISAEFDEEVQSGTYQRFFGGSPSNIAMNVKKLGIRSVVASAVGNDGLGNYLIRHLQHAGISTDCIQQVSQATSMVVLTKSKSTPVPIFYRGADYQLTYTRQLKHALMNSKILHFSSWPVSRLHSRGTIEQAIAQAKETGLLVCFDPNYHPMVWDEGGDGIRYIQGLISQADIIKPSEDDAERLFGKQSPETHVENFLKLGAKLVILTLGKDGAIVSNGRQTEHFPTMAKEIADTTGAGDAFWSGLYTGMVKGYTLRKAVQVGLATSAYKLKYIGAVVDLPDAESICQAYEL; translated from the coding sequence ATGTTTGAACTGGATGAGAGTGTTGAATTAAGAGAAGCTGATATTGACCTGCTGACAGCAGGCGAACTCCTGATCGATATGATCTCGGCAGAGTTTGACGAAGAGGTTCAAAGCGGAACCTATCAGAGGTTTTTCGGAGGCTCACCCTCCAATATAGCGATGAATGTGAAAAAACTGGGTATCCGCTCCGTTGTAGCTTCAGCAGTGGGCAATGACGGCCTGGGCAATTATCTGATCAGGCATCTGCAGCACGCGGGAATTAGCACGGATTGCATCCAGCAGGTGAGTCAGGCAACAAGCATGGTGGTGCTTACGAAAAGTAAATCTACTCCGGTTCCGATTTTTTACCGGGGAGCAGACTATCAGCTGACGTATACGCGGCAACTCAAGCATGCACTTATGAATTCGAAAATTTTACATTTCTCCAGCTGGCCGGTCTCCAGACTGCATTCACGCGGGACCATCGAACAAGCCATTGCTCAAGCGAAAGAGACGGGGCTGCTGGTATGCTTCGATCCGAACTACCACCCTATGGTATGGGATGAAGGCGGCGACGGAATCCGTTACATACAGGGGCTTATCAGTCAGGCGGATATCATAAAGCCTTCCGAGGATGACGCCGAGAGACTGTTCGGGAAGCAATCGCCGGAGACGCATGTAGAGAACTTTCTGAAGCTGGGCGCTAAGCTGGTGATCCTGACTTTGGGCAAGGACGGTGCGATAGTCTCAAATGGGAGACAAACCGAGCACTTCCCGACAATGGCGAAGGAGATTGCGGATACTACCGGGGCGGGCGATGCGTTCTGGTCCGGGTTATATACAGGCATGGTAAAAGGTTACACGCTGCGCAAAGCGGTACAGGTCGGGCTGGCTACCAGTGCTTACAAGCTTAAATATATCGGGGCTGTAGTCGATTTGCCGGATGCGGAGTCGATTTGCCAAGCATATGAACTCTAG
- a CDS encoding LysR family transcriptional regulator: MDVRNLRYVLEVANLHNITKAAEKLHLTQPTLSKMVKSLEDELGVMLFDRSGKYVRLTDAGMAAMEQIKLIINAVDNLHMTLDDISNLKAGTIKIGLPPVISSVFVPKIVTPFQKKYPNISFELNEQGSKNVENMVLEGSIDLGAVLLPVREGSFGIKPFVRENLAIVVHKSHPLASSSEAALTDLREEPLILFAKGFAMRQHIIDACISAGFEANIAYESAQWDLLVELVSANLGIAFLPEPLCEKVSNQNVRILPLRNPSIPWNVVLIWNKERYISKCMREFIRFLGEHSLVV, translated from the coding sequence TTGGATGTACGGAATCTTAGATATGTGCTGGAAGTGGCCAATTTGCATAATATTACGAAGGCGGCGGAGAAGCTCCACCTGACCCAGCCGACGCTAAGCAAGATGGTCAAGAGCCTGGAGGATGAGCTGGGGGTTATGCTGTTTGACCGTTCGGGCAAATATGTCCGGCTGACCGATGCCGGTATGGCGGCAATGGAGCAGATTAAGCTGATTATTAACGCGGTGGACAATTTGCATATGACGCTCGATGATATCAGCAATCTCAAGGCAGGCACCATCAAGATCGGGCTGCCTCCGGTGATCAGCTCCGTATTTGTTCCTAAGATCGTAACGCCGTTCCAAAAAAAATATCCCAACATCTCCTTCGAGCTGAATGAACAGGGCTCGAAGAATGTTGAGAATATGGTGCTGGAGGGCAGTATTGATCTGGGTGCCGTTCTGCTTCCCGTCCGTGAAGGCAGCTTCGGCATCAAGCCCTTTGTCCGTGAGAATCTGGCAATTGTTGTCCATAAGTCACATCCGCTGGCCTCCAGCAGTGAAGCCGCCCTGACCGATCTCCGGGAAGAGCCGCTGATCCTGTTCGCCAAAGGCTTCGCCATGCGGCAGCATATTATTGATGCCTGCATCAGCGCCGGGTTCGAGGCCAACATTGCTTATGAAAGCGCTCAATGGGACCTGCTTGTAGAGCTGGTATCCGCTAACTTAGGCATTGCCTTCCTGCCGGAGCCGCTATGCGAGAAGGTATCCAACCAGAATGTGCGCATTCTGCCGCTGCGCAATCCGTCCATTCCGTGGAACGTCGTTCTGATCTGGAATAAGGAGCGCTACATCAGCAAATGCATGCGGGAATTCATCCGTTTTCTAGGAGAGCATTCCCTGGTTGTATAG
- the gtfA gene encoding sucrose phosphorylase, translated as MSLKNQVQLITYPDSLGGNLKALNEVLSHQLAGLFKGGVHILPPFPSSGDRGFAPLTYLEIDPAFGDWNDMKEIGKNFDVLVDLMVNHISQKSEFFQDFLAKGRESAYADLFLTLDKLWPDGEPVQADIDKMFLRRQYPYSRFQIGQTGAEERVWTTFGKTEPSEQIDLDINSTKFKQLMAEFFLNFKQNNVKIVRLDAVGYVIKKLGTSCFFVEPEIYEFIDWVMDMANSLDLELLPEVHSHYSIQYKLAEHGCWIYDFILPYRILDTLVNRSSAELLDYLRTRPARQFTMLDCHDGIPVKPDLDGLIDTAAARKLVDTCLDRGSNLSLILSDEHKDEDGFDVHQIRCTYYSVLDCDDNAYLAARAVQFFAPGIPQVYYVGLLAGENDAEQVKLTGEGREINRHNYTLDEIGQALHKEPVQRLMKLIRFRNDYEAFNGAFVVQASADNEIRLRWEKEGKYCELFIDLGTMRPVISYLDDNGAMAEYVV; from the coding sequence TTGTCATTAAAAAATCAAGTACAGCTCATCACATATCCGGATTCCTTAGGCGGAAACCTGAAGGCTCTGAATGAAGTTTTATCGCATCAGCTGGCTGGCCTCTTTAAGGGCGGTGTACATATTCTTCCGCCGTTTCCCTCTTCCGGTGACCGGGGCTTTGCGCCATTAACGTATCTGGAGATTGACCCGGCCTTTGGCGACTGGAATGATATGAAGGAAATCGGGAAGAACTTCGATGTACTAGTGGATTTAATGGTGAATCATATTTCACAGAAATCAGAATTTTTTCAGGATTTCCTGGCTAAGGGCAGGGAATCTGCATATGCGGACCTGTTTCTTACCCTGGATAAGCTTTGGCCGGACGGGGAGCCTGTGCAGGCGGATATCGATAAGATGTTCTTACGCCGGCAGTATCCGTATTCCAGATTTCAGATCGGGCAAACCGGAGCAGAAGAGAGGGTCTGGACAACTTTTGGCAAAACAGAGCCTTCAGAGCAGATCGACCTGGACATCAACTCCACAAAGTTCAAACAATTAATGGCGGAATTCTTTCTTAATTTCAAACAGAATAATGTGAAAATTGTGCGGCTGGACGCTGTAGGTTATGTGATTAAAAAGCTGGGCACCAGCTGTTTCTTTGTGGAGCCGGAAATCTATGAATTCATAGACTGGGTCATGGATATGGCGAATTCGCTTGATCTTGAGCTGCTGCCGGAGGTTCATTCCCATTATTCCATTCAATACAAGCTTGCTGAGCACGGCTGCTGGATTTATGACTTCATCCTGCCTTACCGTATTCTGGATACTTTAGTGAACCGCTCAAGTGCAGAGTTGCTGGATTATCTGCGGACCCGTCCGGCCAGACAGTTTACGATGCTTGACTGTCACGACGGCATTCCTGTAAAGCCGGATCTGGATGGCCTGATTGATACAGCTGCTGCCCGTAAACTCGTAGATACCTGCCTGGACCGGGGCTCCAATCTAAGCCTGATTTTATCGGATGAGCATAAAGATGAGGATGGCTTTGATGTTCATCAAATCCGGTGTACGTACTACTCCGTACTGGACTGTGATGATAATGCCTATCTGGCGGCAAGAGCGGTTCAGTTCTTTGCTCCGGGCATTCCGCAGGTATATTATGTCGGCCTGCTGGCCGGAGAGAACGATGCTGAGCAAGTTAAGCTTACAGGCGAAGGCCGTGAAATTAACCGCCACAATTATACTCTGGATGAAATCGGGCAGGCATTGCACAAGGAACCCGTGCAGCGCCTGATGAAACTGATCCGTTTCCGGAATGACTATGAAGCGTTCAATGGGGCATTTGTTGTTCAGGCATCTGCTGACAATGAAATCCGCTTGCGCTGGGAGAAGGAAGGGAAGTATTGTGAGCTCTTTATTGATCTGGGGACTATGCGGCCGGTTATAAGCTATTTAGATGATAATGGTGCTATGGCTGAATATGTTGTGTAG